Proteins co-encoded in one Gadus morhua chromosome 6, gadMor3.0, whole genome shotgun sequence genomic window:
- the LOC115545546 gene encoding FXYD domain-containing ion transport regulator 6 produces MELAVLLAVCCWLSPAWASTMEDAQYSDSAFNYDYESLRIGGMVFAVVLFVLGIGLIVTRKCGCSKSEKPSALRPKAPDAEAGLPSA; encoded by the exons ATGGAGCTGGCTGTGCTGCTGGCCGTGTGCTGCTGGCTGTCTCCGGCCTGGG CCTCAACCATGGAAGACGCCCAGT ACAGCGACAGTGCCTTCAACTACG ATTATGAATCGCTGAGGATTGGAGGCATGGTCTTTGCTGTGGTCCTCTTCGTCCTCGGAATTGGCCTCATCGTTA CTCGGAAGTGTGGCTGCTCAAAAAGTGAAAAGCCAAG TGCCCTCAGACCTAAGGCCCCTGATGCAGAAGCAGGCCTTCCTAGCG CTTAA